A genomic region of Aspergillus oryzae RIB40 DNA, chromosome 1 contains the following coding sequences:
- a CDS encoding uncharacterized protein (predicted protein), with the protein MHTSRILHSAISILTLLAQVQRSAASPLDFDEAGLEKRCANSCGYYGQLCCSSGQTCSTDSNGQAVCADSSGGSWQYFTTTFVTTETDVATVTSTWSSYVGQTTTAGGGSGSCKAELGETICGNTCCGAAYVCSNNQCVMGSSSIWATATATPPVRGTSASTITATASATTTQGFVAPVGTDGAQLIGEKAPDNGGLSGGAIAGIVIGTIAGVFLLLLLCACLCCRGALEALFACLGLGGGRRRRKETTYVEDRYSHHTHGGRPEGRTWFGSRPSAPPPQTSEKKKWGGLATLGIMLGALALCLGLKRRRDHEDEKSDYTYPSSYYYSDYYTSTSSASSDRRTRRTRDTRQSRRSRTRSRRS; encoded by the exons ATGCACACTTCTCGCATATTACACTCAGCCATATCCATACTGACTTTATTGGCGCAAGTTCAGCGCTCCGCTGCTTCCCCTCTGGATTTTGATGAGGCCGGCCTTGAAAAGCGCTGCGCAAATTCCTGTGGCTATTATGGCCAACTCTGCTGCAGCTCTGGTCAGACGTGTAGCACCGATAGCAATGGCCAGGCAGTCTGTGCAGATTCCTCCGGTGGCAGCTGGCAATACTTCACTACAACTTTCGTCACCACGGAAACCGATGTCGCGACAGTTACCTCTACATGGAGCAGCTATGTAGGACAGACTACGACTGCTGGAGGTGGCTCGGGGAGTTGCAAGGCCGAGCTGGGCGAAACCATTTGCGGAAACACCTGTTGTGGTGCGGCGTACGTCTGTTCCAACAACCAGTGTGTGATGGGCAGTTCATCAATCTGGGCCACCGCTACCGCTACGCCTCCAGTACGAGGCACAAGTGCATCTACAATCACTGCGACTGCATCGGCGACAACCACACAGGGCTTTGTTGCTCCTGTTGGCACCGACGGAGCCCAACTCATTGGTGAAAAAGCACCAGATAATGGAGGACTAAGCGGTGGAGCAATCGCAGGTATCGTCATCGGAACAATCGCTGgcgtctttcttctcttgcttcttTGCGCTTGCCTGTGCTGTCGCGGAGCTCTGGAGGCTTTGTTTGCTTGCCtgggtcttggtggtggtagaagaagaagaaaggagacCACATATGTGGAAGATCGGTATTCCCACCATACGCATGGTGGCAGGCCTGAAGGACGTACCTGGTTCGGTTCGCGTCCGTCAGCTCCACCACCCCAGACTagtgaaaagaagaaatggggCGGGCTGGCAACCCTTGGGATCATGTTGGGCGCGCTTGCTCTATGTCTGGGATTGAAGAGGCGCAGAGACCACGAGGATGAAAAGAGCGACTACACTTACCCGAGTTCATACTACTACTCAGATTATTACACCAGCACAA GTAGCGCAAGCTCGGATCGGCGAACGAGACGGACAAGGGACACTAGACAATCCAGGCGATCTCGCACGCGTTCACGACGATCATGA
- a CDS encoding Rcd1-like cell differentiation family protein (protein involved in cell differentiation/sexual development) → MDGGISDENRKVFIWVAELLDPNRREAALMELSKKREQVPELALVIWHSFGVMTALLQEIISVYPLLNPSQLTAAASNRVCNALALLQCVASHNETRTLFLNAHIPLFLYPFLNTTSKSRPFEYLRLTSLGVIGALVKNDSSDVINFLLTTEIIPLCLRIMETGSELSKTVAIFIVQKILLDDIGLAYICATYERFYAVGTVLSNMVTQLVEQQTVRLLKHVVRCFLRLSDNSRAREALRQCLPEPLRDATFSSVLRDDAATKRCLAQLLINLSDNVSDGAPGVAM, encoded by the exons ATGGATGGCGGGATCAGTGATGAGAACCGCAAGGTTTTCATCTGGGTTGCTGAGCTTCTAGATCCAAACCGCAGAGAAGCTGCCCTCATGGAACTAAGTAAAAAGCGAGAGCAAGTTCCTGAGTTGGCGCTTGTCATTTGGCATTCGTTTG GCGTTATGACTGCCTTGCTTCAGGAAATCATTTCTGTATACCCCTTATTGAACCCCTCTCAGTTAACCGCCGCGGCTTCAAATCGAGTCTGCAACGCACTGGCTCTGTTGCAATGTGTCGCCTCCCACAATGAGACCCGCACACTATTTCTGAATG CTCATATCCcactttttctttatccctTCCTGAATACGACCTCCAAATCTCGCCCGTTCGAATACCTTCGCCTCACCTCTCTTGGTGTGATCGGAGCGTTGGTCAAGAATGACTCTTCTGATGTCATCAACTTCCTTCTCACAACCGAGATTATCCCCCTCTGCCTCCGTATCATGGAAACCGGTTCGGAGCTGAGCAAAACAGTTGCTATCTTTATCGTTCAAAAAATCCTGCTTGATGATATTGGTCTTGCATATATTTGTGCGACATACGAGAGATTCTATGCTGTGGGGACTGTTCTGAGCAACATGGTCACCCAGCTCGTGGAGCAGCAGACCGTAAGGCTTCTGAAGCACGTTGTGCGCTGTTTCCTTCG CCTGAGTGATAACAGCAGAGCGCGTGAGGCCTTGCGCCAATGCCTTCCCGAGCCTTTGCGAGAcgccaccttctcctccgtcCTCCGCGATGATGCAGCTACGAAACGTTGTCTCGCACAGCTTCTTATCAATCTTTCCGATAATGTCTCCGATGGCGCTCCGGGTGTTGCTATGTAA
- a CDS encoding uncharacterized protein (predicted protein) — translation MDLVASGPHVRDKALSPLNFHEALTRAVTLSFDNFDEYTRRQYNAKAPHLPNPFGHDEVPNKFSEFDVFLKLRVLHQLTIWTFWNPDRIRDKMPEQREADQTQWMTTDSIVVLILLLPLLRNLPNRRRRERVHVLFERQNAERYQEPLLRRNPRARKIITSMEKSLGILTRG, via the exons ATGGATCTCGTCGCATCGGGGCCTCACGTACGTGATAAGGCCTTGAGCCCCTTGAACTTCCACGAAGCGCTAACACGAGCGGTTACCCTTAGTTTCGACAATTTTGACGAATACACGCGACGTCAATATAATGCCAAAGCACCTCATCTCCCTAATCCGTTCGGGCACGATGAGGTTCCTAATAAGTTTTCCGAGTTCGATGTCTTCCTGAAGCTTCGCGTCCTTCATCAGTTGACCATATGGACGTTTTGGAATCCGGATCGCATCCGTGATAAGATGCCGGAGCAAAGGGAGGCGGATCAAACGCAATGG ATGACAACCGACTCTATCGTCGTACtgatcctcctcctccccctcctccgaAACCTGCCAAatcgaagacgaagagaaagagtgCACGTGCTGTTCGAGCGTCAAAACGCAGAAAGGTATCAGGAGCCGCTGCTGCGGAGGAATCCTCGGGCGAGGAAAATAATAACATCAATGGAGAAGTCACTGGGGATCCTTACGAGGGGATGA
- a CDS encoding uncharacterized protein (predicted protein) — MSPERRPQSAHTVSLGSPRALFSPSKGANGYSPSREAPPKLPSIQQATHLPPNGRVSFNGGSFHSFHSQRPSSSHSTQSPTFPSPIQNRPSMSPTQGNRDVGPLAGFPPAPPSDNSGPWTPYRQHQAPRRGSGHYASFSSIPGGHPSFAATPNASHSSPPQSSHGGVALSGISPTKQSPRPVTSGSMTGAPILPPIQKLEPSPKLMGRSSPDAPIPPPVKCMTPEQEERRQRENALMLHAQSHAPNGQHSAMSSPSLNRIPPLGPSALSQRHESTVQSESGPKTEGQ; from the coding sequence ATGTCACCCGAGCGCCGCCCGCAGTCTGCCCACACCGTGTCACTCGGCAGTCCCCGAgctctcttttctccatcgaAGGGTGCCAATGGTTATTCGCCCTCTAGGGAAGCACCTCCGAAGCTACCATCAATCCAACAAGCAACACACCTGCCTCCCAACGGCCGTGTTTCTTTTAACGGTGGCTCTTTCCACTCTTTCCATTCACAACGGCCGTCATCCTCCCACTCCACTCAAAGCCCGACATTTCCCTCACCTATCCAGAACCGTCCCTCAATGTCTCCTACCCAGGGCAACCGTGATGTTGGACCCCTTGCCGGGTTTCCACCTGCACCACCATCAGACAACTCAGGCCCATGGACACCTTACAGGCAACACCAGGCCCCACGCCGAGGCAGTGGTCACTacgcttccttctcttcaatccCTGGTGGACACCCATCCTTTGCAGCTACGCCCAATGCTAGTCACTCGTCCCCTCCACAAAGTTCACATGGCGGTGTTGCACTTTCAGGGATCAGCCCCACCAAGCAATCACCTCGCCCCGTTACTTCTGGGAGTATGACGGGTGCGCCAATCTTGCCTCCTATACAGAAACTTGAGCCGAGTCCCAAGTTGATGGGACGCAGTTCGCCTGATGCTCCCATTCCGCCACCCGTAAAGTGCATGACTCCTGAGCAAGAGGAGCGCAGACAGCGCGAAAACGCTCTGATGCTTCATGCCCAGTCCCATGCTCCCAATGGTCAACATTCGGCCATgtcatctccatcgcttAACCGGATACCGCCTCTGGGACCATCTGCACTGTCGCAAAGACATGAATCAACGGTTCAATCCGAATCTGGTCCCAAGACGGAGGGGCAATAG
- a CDS encoding HMG-box domain-containing protein (predicted protein): MVRGQLPSPPHSDGHPTPEPHRESCGIIHPLYAHDDILGAGMTMDHTQQAVAFESSNPPRYLANNGYLQQPMAAHSIQVNTPPSTSDECIVAERTSSAWPQRSANRKAKSGRGSGGRKPKTLHAGDGPSLPGPLSELTKHLTHVPIRDMESWVHRPIEVRRQEVTKKNGKVARPMNSFMLYRSAYTERTKKWLGQNNHQVVSVAVGHSWKMEPPEIRNKFEVLANIEKKNHVKAHPGYRFSPKKDHRRGDDRRNSRLDHTPDSSPGLGQTPRTMSTSEMESGWGSRDSTPIGFMEHGMPAGYLSSSWQTTNPASDLCPCTGSRCRWSARSTAARLPRQPEQWGRGSTLRQYSLSSHLARLACKQQLRCCLVATAGYGTLCSWRGFHAGYATDGGWSRGMGARP, encoded by the exons ATGGTTCGCGGCCAACTGCCATCTCCGCCTCACTCAGACGGACATCCCACTCCTGAACCTCACCGGGAAAGCTGCGGAATCATTCACCCATTATACGCACACGACGACATACTAGGAGCCGGAATGACCATGGACCATACACAGCAGGCTGTG GCTTTCGAATCATCAAATCCCCCCCGGTATCTTGCCAACAACGGTTATTTACAACAGCCG ATGGCGGCCCATAGCATTCAAGTCAACACACCACCGTCTACCTCGGATGAGTGCATCGTCGCAGAGCGAACTTCATCTGCATGGCCTCAAAGATCTGCCAATCGAAAGGCAAAGAGCGGCAGAGGTAGCGGTGGTCGTAAGCCCAAAACACTGCATGCTGGAGATGGCCCTTCGTTACCCGGCCCGTTGAGCGAGTTGACCAAGCACCTGACCCATGTTCCCATCAGGGATATGGAAAGTTGGGTACATCGACCCATCGAGGTCCGTCGCCAGGAAGTCACCAAAAAGAATGGGAAAGTTGCCAGACCTATGAATTCCTTTATGCTCTACCGGTCAGCATATACCGAGAGAACCAAGAAGTGGCTGGGACAGAACAACCATCAAGTAGTGTCCGTGGCTGTGGGCCACAGCTGGAAGATGGAGCCACCAGAGATTCGCAATAAGTTTGAAGTCCTAGCGAAcatcgaaaagaagaaccatGTCAAGGCGCACCCCGGATACAGGTTCTCTCCAAAGAAGGACCATCGAAGAGGTGATGACCGTCGCAACAGTCGCCTGGACCATACACCTGATTCTAGTCCTGGCTTGGGGCAGACGCCCCGTACCATGAGCACATCAGAAATGGAAAGCGGATGGGGCAGTCGTGACTCAACCCCTATAGGTTTTATGGAGCATGGCATGCCCGCTGGTTACCTCAGCTCTTCCTGGCAAACAACCAACCCCG CCTCAGACCTCTGTCCCTGCACCGGGAGCCGGTGCCGATGGTCAGCTAGATCCACAGCTGCTCGGCTTCCAAGGCAACCCGAACAATGGGGGAGGGGGTCAACCCTACGGCAATACTCACTATCATCCCATCTGGCAAGACTCGCATGCAAGCAACAACTACGCTGCTGCCTCGTCGCTACCGCCGGCTACGGTACCCTATGTAGCTGGCGCGGCTTTCACGCCGGGTATGCAACCGATGGTGGATGGTCGCGAGGCATGGGAGCCAGGCCATGA
- a CDS encoding DNA replication protein PSF1 (predicted alpha-helical protein, potentially involved in replication/repair), giving the protein MRRNKRCLLAYHRVRTEKLEELCWTGIDVLEQQVPPAAEDGAQTVASSQSGNHSSLSPEEEEYFRQYSDLLAAYKGQWTDVDLTGALEPPKDLFIDVRVLKDAGEIQTEYGVINLTKNSQLYVRQGDVERLIAQGFLERLS; this is encoded by the exons ATGCGCCGCAACAAGCGCTGTCTCCTCGCGTACCACCGCGTGCGCaccgagaagctcgaagaGCTCTGCTGGACGGGCATCGACGTGCTTGAGCAGCAGGTGCCCCCGGCCGCGGAGGACGGTGCCCAGACTGTTGCGAGCTCGCAGAGCGGAAACCACAGCTCGTTGAGtcccgaggaggaagagtattTTCGGCAGTATAGTGATTTGTTGGCGGCTTATAAGGGGCAGTGGACTGATGTGGATCTTACGGGGGCGTTGGAACCGCCTAAGGATTTGTTTATTGATGTTAGGGTTCTTAAGGATGCGGGGGAGATTCAGACCGAGTAtgg GGTGATTAATTTGACGAAAAATAGTCAATTGTATGTGCGGCAGGGGGATGTGGAACGATTGATTGCGCAGGGTTTCTTGGAGCGGTTGAGTTGA
- a CDS encoding uncharacterized protein (cytosine deaminase and related metal-dependent hydrolases), whose product MVTSILLKNGTLLLHDANDVVHASKDDLLIENSQITKIAQNIEPPSSDTTIIDCTDKIVSPGFIDTHHHVWQTCLKATHPNHTLFDYFPTGNFVSSFVSADETFWGQLAGALECIDSGTTTVVDHAHINITPDHSKEAIRATISSGVRSIFGYCPTARVTQWSPKFQMAPDPLAPWVMETFDQLAAMNPLGPSGRVRLGFAFDMLYLPGEILKEIYGRVRRAGAQLITSHSVYGVAFGGPDAPSAANRLDSHGLLGPDILLSHNTNPKPEHTQLIRDKGVKISSTPITELQMGHGNPVCLYPEYQQISSLGIDCHSVCTSYIPTQMSTVLQWARARRHEEFEAHSKWAKNVGSSVRDVFNLGTIHGARCINMENEIGSLAVGKKADIVIYDATSPGLLVAADRDPIAAIVLHSSIRDIDTVIVDGVIRKEGGKLKDVLVAPDIETKEETGGQRVGWGEVARRIRELGVLMDERKKAAVDDEVARAAILEAFHLNVSAWADAI is encoded by the exons ATGGTCACCTCAATCCTTCTAAAAAACGGCACACTTCTCCTCCACGACGCGAATGACGTCGTTCATGCGTCGAAAGATGACCTTCTAATCGAGAACTCGCAAATCACTAAAATTGCCCAAAATATTGAGCCGCCATCCTCCGACACAACTATCATAGATTGTACAGACAAAATTGTCTCGCCAGGGTTCATCGACACACACCATCATGTATGGCAAACCTGTCTGAAGGCCACACACCCAAACCACACCCTCTTCGATTACTTCCCTACCGGCAATTTCGTCAGTTCTTTCGTATCAGCCGACGAGACATTTTGGGGTCAGTTAGCCGGTGCGCTGGAGTGTATCGACAGTGGAACGACGACTGTAGTGGACCATGCTCATATCAACATTACACCGGATCATT CCAAAGAAGCTATCCGAGCAACCATATCCTCCGGAGTCAGGTCAATCTTCGGGTACTGTCCAACTGCCAGGGTAACCCAATGGAGTCCCAAGTTCCAAATGGCCCCAGATCCACTTGCACCATGGGTCATGGAAACATTTGACCAACTCGCAGCTATGAACCCACTCGGCCCATCTGGACGAGTCCGGCTGGGATTCGCCTTCGATATGCTCTATCTCCCCGGGGAAATCTTGAAGGAAATATACGGACGAGTCCGTCGCGCCGGAGCGCAGCTCATCACATCCCATTCAGTTTACGGCGTCGCGTTCGGAG GTCCGGATGCCCCATCAGCGGCCAATCGCCTTGATTCTCATGGCCTCCTAGGCCCCGACATCCTACTATCCCACAACACCAACCCTAAACCGGAACACACCCAACTAATCCGCGACAAAGGCGTGAAGATCTCTAGCACGCCCATCACTGAACTCCAAATGGGCCACGGCAACCCGGTCTGCCTTTATCCCGAGTACCAGCAAATATCATCCCTGGGAATTGACTGCCACAGTGTTTGTACATCGTATATCCCGACTCAGATGTCGACGGTGCTGCAGTGGGCACGAGCAAGACGACACGAGGAGTTCGAAGCGCACAGTAAGTGGGCCAAGAATGTAGGTAGCAGCGTAAGGGACGTCTTCAATCTAGGAACGATCCACGGCGCTCGATGCATCAACATGGAGAACGAGATTGGGAGTTTGGCGGTGGGCAAGAAGGCGGATATTGTTATTTATGATGCTACTTCGCCTGGTCTGCTGGTTGCTGCGGATCGGGATCCAATTGCGGCCATTGTGCTTCATAGTTCTATTAGGGACATTGACACTGTTATTGTTGATGGGGTGATTCGGAAGGAGGGtgggaagctcaaggatgtGCTGGTTGCTCCTGATATTGAGACTAAAGAGGAGACTGGTGGTCAGAGGGTAGGGTGGGGAGAGGTGGCCCGGCGTATTAGGGAGTTGGGCGTGCTTATGGAtgaaaggaagaaggcagcGGTTGATGACGAGGTTGCCAGGGCTGCCATTCTGGAGGCATTCCATCTCAATGTCTCTGCATGGGCTGACGCTATCTAA